The following are from one region of the Tenacibaculum dicentrarchi genome:
- a CDS encoding TPM domain-containing protein, which produces MLQVESFLTIQEEQEIISAIQIAEKNTSGEIRVHIEASTNIVVSQRALEVFHLLKMDATKLQNSVLIYVAVHDKKFVIYGDKGIDKVVPENFWNTTKNTMQAHFITGKFKEAIVAGVLKTGQELKAHFPWKPDDKDELSNKISRG; this is translated from the coding sequence ATGCTTCAAGTAGAAAGTTTTCTTACTATTCAAGAAGAACAAGAAATTATTTCTGCTATTCAAATTGCAGAGAAAAACACTTCTGGTGAAATTAGAGTTCACATAGAAGCATCGACTAATATAGTGGTTTCTCAGCGTGCGCTAGAAGTGTTTCATCTGCTAAAAATGGACGCTACCAAATTGCAAAATTCGGTATTAATTTATGTAGCAGTACATGATAAAAAATTTGTTATTTATGGCGATAAAGGTATTGATAAAGTAGTGCCTGAAAACTTTTGGAATACTACAAAAAACACCATGCAAGCTCATTTTATAACAGGGAAATTTAAAGAAGCTATTGTTGCAGGGGTTTTAAAAACAGGACAAGAATTAAAAGCTCATTTTCCTTGGAAACCAGATGATAAAGATGAATTGTCTAATAAAATATCAAGAGGATGA
- a CDS encoding alkaline phosphatase D family protein, with translation MTTNIKRRNFLKNTLLASGGILFAANFISCTTDDPITNPIPTNLSQENFNEGVASFDPTNSQVIIWTRYTTSKPSVAITWQLSTDENFENIVRQSEVITDASRDYTLAVEVKELAENQKLYYRFINIEEKTTSVVGKTLTFGAKTADVKLAVTSCANYAYGYFNVYEAINNSQADVVVHLGDYIYEYGENTYGSFRTPNPKGEIISLDDYRTRYRQYRSDSKLKELHQNKPFICIWDDHEVANDSYKDGAENHQENEGSYTARKNSALQAYSEYLPNTTNIADNEIIYRNLKIGNLADLILLDTRIIGRDKQLEYADFYTSKGEFDVASFQKEWLNPNRTMLGTTQKTWFTNQIAASNASWQIIGQQVLMGKMLMPAELLPILARVSAEAAAIGGASEATFGAFQKAITELVTIKTRFLQKDPSLTPQEITRIKTVLPYNLDAWDGYFMEREALLASFKNKKVVVLAGDTHNAWQSDLTNTSGEKVGVELATSSVSSPGLEKYLGAGALQLEQALKLLVDDLNYSDFSRRGFMELQINQASVVSNWKFVNTVTSESYTTKTGHSLTV, from the coding sequence ATGACAACAAACATTAAAAGGAGAAATTTTTTAAAAAATACTCTTTTAGCAAGTGGTGGAATACTTTTCGCAGCAAATTTTATTAGCTGTACTACTGATGATCCAATAACAAACCCAATTCCTACTAATTTATCCCAAGAAAACTTTAATGAAGGCGTAGCAAGTTTTGACCCTACAAATTCACAGGTAATTATTTGGACACGTTACACAACCTCTAAGCCTTCGGTAGCAATTACCTGGCAATTGTCAACAGATGAAAATTTTGAAAATATTGTACGTCAATCAGAGGTAATTACCGATGCTTCTCGTGATTATACCCTGGCTGTTGAGGTGAAAGAATTAGCTGAAAACCAAAAATTATATTACCGTTTTATCAATATTGAAGAAAAAACAACCTCAGTAGTTGGTAAAACATTAACCTTTGGAGCTAAAACTGCCGATGTAAAATTAGCCGTCACTTCTTGTGCAAATTATGCCTACGGATATTTTAATGTATATGAGGCAATTAATAATTCTCAGGCTGATGTGGTGGTTCATTTAGGCGATTATATTTATGAATATGGCGAAAATACGTATGGCTCATTTAGAACGCCAAATCCGAAAGGCGAAATAATTTCTTTAGATGATTACAGAACCCGTTACCGTCAATATCGTTCAGATAGCAAGCTAAAAGAATTGCATCAAAACAAACCCTTTATTTGTATTTGGGATGACCATGAAGTTGCAAACGATTCGTATAAAGATGGGGCTGAAAATCATCAAGAAAACGAAGGAAGTTATACTGCTAGAAAAAATAGCGCCTTACAAGCTTACAGCGAATATTTACCAAACACGACTAATATTGCTGATAATGAAATTATCTACAGAAATTTAAAAATAGGAAATTTAGCCGATTTAATTTTATTAGACACCCGAATAATAGGACGTGACAAACAATTAGAATACGCTGACTTTTACACTTCAAAAGGCGAGTTTGATGTTGCTTCTTTTCAAAAAGAATGGTTAAATCCTAACAGAACCATGCTAGGAACTACCCAAAAAACATGGTTTACAAATCAAATAGCAGCATCAAATGCGAGTTGGCAAATTATCGGGCAACAAGTTTTAATGGGTAAAATGCTAATGCCTGCCGAATTATTACCAATTTTAGCCCGTGTTTCGGCAGAAGCAGCAGCAATTGGTGGCGCATCGGAAGCAACTTTTGGCGCATTTCAAAAAGCGATTACCGAATTGGTAACGATTAAAACAAGGTTTTTACAAAAAGATCCAAGTTTAACACCTCAAGAAATAACAAGAATAAAAACTGTTTTACCATATAATTTAGATGCTTGGGATGGGTATTTTATGGAAAGAGAAGCACTTTTAGCTAGCTTCAAAAATAAAAAAGTAGTTGTTTTAGCAGGCGATACTCACAATGCTTGGCAAAGTGATTTAACCAATACAAGCGGTGAAAAAGTAGGGGTCGAATTGGCAACAAGCTCGGTATCATCACCAGGATTAGAAAAATATTTAGGCGCAGGAGCATTGCAATTAGAACAGGCATTAAAACTGTTAGTCGATGACTTAAATTATAGCGATTTTTCACGAAGAGGTTTCATGGAATTGCAAATAAATCAAGCATCGGTTGTTTCAAATTGGAAGTTTGTAAACACGGTAACTAGCGAAAGTTACACTACAAAAACAGGGCATAGCCTAACGGTTTAA
- a CDS encoding metallophosphoesterase, whose product MNFIKKIKYLALFFTVILLNNCATFKAQYADKNVVKNIEKEKNKLNSDKKIAHTFYLIGDAGNSDLGKISPALKYLNKHIDTAPKNSTLLFLGDNVYETGIPSQKSKKYPLAKHRIKVQTDIAKKFAGNSIFIPGNHDWYNGLDGLKRQEKLVEKAVGKNSFLPENGCPLKKVTISKDVVLIIVDTHWYVTNWDNHPKINDKCEIKTRKKFFDEFKGLLKKSRGKTTIIALHHPMFTNGSHGGYYSFKSHLSPLPVLGTLKNILRKTTGIANVDLQNKKYNELKKHITTLAQENDKTIFVSGHEHSLQYIIENNLPQIISGSGSKSSATKLTGGAKFTYGSQGFAQLDIYKNGSSKVRFYSVNENKMVYEATVFPADKNKNFITYPYRNITEKSASIYTDKEVKKTKTFEYFWGKRYRKYFGTKVTVPTVNLDTLLGGLRPVRKGGGNQSKSLRLKDKKGREYVMRALRKNAVQYLQAVAFKEQYLNGQLNKTYTENLLLDAFTGSHPYAPFTIATLANAVGIYHTKPILYYIPKQNALGSFNAEFGDELYMIEERASSGHGDKANFGFSDKIISTDDLLKKLAKNEKHILDESAYIKARLFDMLIGDWDRHEDQWRWAVFKENGHTIYRPVPRDRDQAFSIMGDGFLLNIATRIIPALRLMKAYKEDLKSPKWFNLEPYPLDMSLINQSDKKVWDAQVKQITATITDEIITEAFNHFPEEVQGETIQIIKKKLQGRRKNLQKISDIYFNHINKFQVIKGTNKDDWFEINRLPNGQTKVTAYRIKKGEKGAVFHQRTYNHSETKEIWIYGLDDDDVFVVKGNGDNLIKLRIIGGQNNDNYDIRNGKKVKIYDYKSKKNTFITNKGRKKLTDDYEINTYNYKKLKNNTNVLVPIIGANPDDGFKIGVSNTYTTYGFERNPFTSQHKISGAYYFATNGFELNYSNEFANIIGNWNLGFNALYTSPNYSKNFFGFGNNTINLEAKNLKNKDYNRVKISKLITGSSIHWKSDLDARIKLEINYQSFKIDKTSGRFITSQEVNFNRQNFLNTEASYHFENTDNIAFTTTGMKTALQIGYTYNLENKNSFAYTIPSISFDYKLIPSGRIVLATKFKGHLTFGNNFEFYQGANLGANNGLRGYRNERFTGKNAFYHSTDIRLNLTTLKTSLLPLYIGIYGGFDYGKVWMKNMNSDTWNTSIGGGIFFNATNMMTAKVSAFNSNDGTQVAFSLGFNF is encoded by the coding sequence TTTTTTCACGGTTATATTATTAAATAATTGTGCAACTTTTAAAGCTCAATATGCAGATAAAAACGTTGTGAAAAATATTGAAAAAGAAAAAAACAAGCTAAATTCTGATAAAAAAATCGCTCATACTTTTTATTTAATTGGTGATGCTGGAAATTCTGATTTAGGAAAAATATCGCCTGCATTAAAATATTTAAATAAACATATTGATACAGCACCAAAAAATTCAACCTTACTTTTTTTAGGTGACAACGTTTATGAAACAGGCATTCCATCTCAAAAATCAAAAAAATATCCGTTAGCAAAACATCGAATTAAAGTACAAACAGATATCGCTAAAAAATTTGCTGGTAACTCAATTTTTATCCCAGGAAATCATGATTGGTACAACGGTTTAGATGGCTTAAAAAGACAAGAAAAATTAGTTGAAAAAGCAGTAGGAAAAAACTCATTTTTACCTGAAAATGGCTGTCCATTAAAAAAAGTAACTATTTCTAAAGATGTCGTATTAATTATTGTCGATACGCATTGGTATGTTACTAATTGGGATAATCACCCAAAAATAAACGACAAATGCGAAATAAAAACAAGAAAAAAATTCTTTGATGAATTTAAAGGATTACTAAAAAAATCAAGAGGAAAAACAACCATTATTGCCTTGCATCATCCAATGTTTACAAATGGTTCTCACGGTGGTTATTATTCTTTTAAAAGTCATTTAAGCCCACTTCCTGTTTTAGGAACGCTAAAAAATATCCTAAGAAAAACCACTGGTATTGCCAATGTTGATTTGCAAAATAAAAAATACAACGAACTTAAAAAACACATTACAACTTTAGCACAAGAAAACGATAAAACCATTTTTGTTTCTGGTCACGAACATAGTTTGCAATATATTATTGAAAATAATTTACCTCAAATTATTAGTGGTTCTGGTTCTAAAAGTAGTGCAACTAAATTAACAGGCGGTGCAAAATTCACTTACGGAAGCCAAGGTTTTGCTCAATTAGATATTTATAAAAATGGAAGTTCTAAGGTTCGTTTTTATTCGGTAAACGAAAATAAAATGGTTTATGAAGCTACTGTTTTCCCTGCGGATAAAAACAAAAATTTCATTACGTATCCTTATCGAAATATCACAGAAAAATCAGCTAGTATTTACACAGATAAAGAAGTAAAAAAAACAAAAACATTCGAATACTTTTGGGGTAAACGTTATCGAAAATATTTCGGAACAAAAGTAACAGTGCCAACCGTAAATTTAGATACCCTTTTAGGTGGCTTAAGACCCGTTAGAAAAGGTGGTGGAAATCAATCTAAATCATTACGATTAAAAGATAAAAAAGGACGTGAATATGTAATGCGTGCCTTGCGAAAAAATGCGGTTCAATATTTACAAGCAGTTGCCTTTAAAGAACAATATTTAAATGGTCAATTAAATAAAACATATACCGAAAACTTATTATTAGACGCATTTACAGGCTCGCATCCGTATGCACCTTTTACTATTGCTACGTTAGCAAACGCTGTTGGAATTTATCACACAAAACCTATTTTATATTATATTCCAAAACAAAATGCTTTAGGTTCTTTTAACGCTGAATTTGGCGATGAATTATATATGATTGAAGAACGTGCTAGTTCTGGTCATGGCGATAAAGCTAATTTTGGTTTTTCTGATAAAATAATTAGTACTGATGATTTATTAAAAAAATTAGCTAAAAATGAAAAACATATTTTAGACGAATCAGCGTACATAAAAGCTCGTTTATTTGATATGCTAATCGGCGATTGGGACAGACACGAAGACCAATGGCGTTGGGCTGTTTTTAAAGAAAATGGGCATACAATTTATCGCCCTGTTCCTAGAGATAGAGACCAAGCTTTTTCTATTATGGGTGATGGTTTTTTATTAAATATCGCTACTAGAATAATCCCTGCTTTACGCCTAATGAAAGCCTATAAAGAAGATTTAAAAAGTCCAAAATGGTTTAATTTAGAGCCGTATCCTTTAGATATGTCTTTAATTAATCAGTCAGATAAAAAGGTTTGGGATGCTCAAGTAAAACAAATTACCGCTACAATTACAGATGAAATTATAACGGAAGCTTTCAATCATTTTCCTGAAGAAGTACAAGGCGAAACAATTCAAATCATCAAGAAAAAATTACAAGGAAGAAGAAAAAATCTGCAAAAAATATCTGATATTTACTTTAATCATATTAATAAATTTCAAGTAATTAAAGGAACGAATAAAGATGATTGGTTTGAAATTAATCGATTGCCAAATGGACAAACAAAGGTTACTGCATATCGAATTAAAAAAGGAGAAAAAGGGGCTGTTTTTCATCAAAGAACTTATAATCATTCTGAAACTAAAGAAATATGGATATATGGTTTAGATGATGATGATGTTTTTGTGGTAAAAGGAAACGGAGATAATCTGATTAAACTTCGAATTATTGGCGGACAAAACAATGATAATTATGATATTCGAAATGGTAAAAAAGTAAAAATTTACGATTACAAATCAAAGAAAAATACTTTTATTACCAATAAAGGACGCAAAAAATTAACAGACGACTACGAAATAAATACATACAATTATAAAAAATTAAAAAATAACACCAATGTTTTAGTGCCAATTATTGGTGCAAATCCTGATGATGGTTTTAAAATTGGCGTTTCTAATACTTATACAACTTATGGTTTTGAAAGAAATCCATTTACATCACAACATAAAATTTCTGGTGCCTATTATTTTGCTACAAATGGTTTTGAATTAAATTATTCGAATGAATTTGCAAATATTATCGGTAATTGGAATTTAGGATTTAACGCACTATACACAAGTCCTAATTATTCAAAAAATTTCTTCGGATTTGGAAATAACACCATAAATTTAGAAGCTAAAAATCTTAAAAACAAAGATTATAATAGAGTTAAAATAAGTAAATTAATTACAGGTTCTTCTATTCATTGGAAAAGTGATTTGGATGCAAGAATAAAATTAGAAATTAATTATCAATCATTTAAAATTGATAAAACTTCTGGTAGATTTATTACCTCACAAGAAGTAAATTTTAATCGTCAAAACTTCTTAAATACAGAGGCTAGTTATCATTTTGAAAATACCGATAATATTGCATTTACAACAACAGGAATGAAAACAGCACTGCAAATTGGTTATACTTATAATTTAGAAAATAAAAATAGTTTTGCCTATACAATTCCGTCTATTTCTTTTGATTACAAATTAATTCCTAGCGGACGAATAGTACTGGCTACAAAATTTAAAGGACATCTTACTTTTGGTAATAATTTTGAATTTTATCAAGGAGCTAATTTAGGTGCAAACAATGGTTTACGTGGATATAGAAATGAGCGTTTTACAGGTAAAAATGCCTTTTATCATAGTACCGATATTCGTTTAAATTTAACTACTTTAAAAACAAGTTTATTACCTTTGTACATTGGAATTTACGGAGGTTTTGATTATGGTAAAGTCTGGATGAAAAATATGAATTCCGATACATGGAACACCTCTATTGGTGGAGGTATATTTTTTAATGCTACAAATATGATGACAGCTAAAGTTTCTGCATTCAATAGTAATGACGGTACACAAGTAGCTTTTTCTTTAGGTTTTAATTTTTAA
- a CDS encoding DUF423 domain-containing protein has product MITQQIVLISGALFGGLSVIFGAFGAHALKKILSEEQLNSFETGVKYQMYHAIVLLFIGSSFSTPDPLMSLSFIIGTLLFSFSIYGLVLSDAKGKKMSFLGPITPIGGLLLVIGWIMLLIAFI; this is encoded by the coding sequence ATGATTACACAACAAATAGTATTAATATCAGGAGCTTTATTTGGAGGATTATCGGTGATTTTTGGTGCTTTTGGTGCACACGCTTTAAAGAAAATTTTATCTGAAGAACAATTAAATTCATTTGAAACAGGCGTAAAATATCAAATGTATCACGCCATTGTTTTGTTGTTTATTGGAAGCTCTTTTTCAACTCCCGACCCATTAATGAGTTTGTCTTTTATAATAGGAACACTCCTTTTTTCTTTTAGTATTTACGGATTAGTTTTATCTGATGCCAAAGGAAAAAAAATGTCGTTTTTAGGACCAATTACGCCAATCGGCGGTTTGTTATTAGTTATTGGGTGGATTATGTTATTGATTGCGTTTATTTAA
- a CDS encoding LemA family protein: MKKFIPIIIVAIVAFSVFKWAVNFQNTAVEYQENAKTTWSNVESSYQRRNDLIGNLVKTVQGAADFEKNTLIGVINARAKATSVNINAGDLTPENMAQFQKAQAGLSGALSKLLVSVERYPDIKANKNFLELQSQLEGTENRINVARDRFNESVNIYNKLIKKFPGSFLAGLFDFDEMNRYKADRGSENAPNIDFNFK; encoded by the coding sequence ATGAAAAAATTCATACCAATTATTATAGTAGCTATAGTAGCATTTTCAGTTTTTAAATGGGCTGTAAATTTTCAAAATACTGCTGTAGAATATCAAGAAAATGCAAAAACAACTTGGTCTAATGTAGAGAGTTCGTATCAACGTAGAAATGATTTAATCGGTAACTTAGTAAAAACTGTACAAGGCGCTGCCGATTTTGAAAAAAACACGTTAATTGGCGTTATTAATGCAAGAGCTAAAGCAACTTCGGTAAATATAAATGCGGGCGATTTAACCCCTGAAAATATGGCGCAATTTCAAAAAGCACAAGCAGGTTTAAGTGGTGCTTTATCTAAATTATTAGTATCGGTTGAGCGTTATCCTGATATTAAAGCAAATAAGAATTTTTTAGAATTACAAAGCCAACTAGAAGGAACAGAAAACAGAATTAACGTAGCACGCGACCGTTTTAACGAAAGCGTAAATATTTACAATAAATTAATCAAAAAATTTCCAGGATCTTTCTTAGCAGGGCTTTTTGATTTTGATGAAATGAACCGTTACAAAGCAGATAGAGGTTCTGAAAATGCACCAAATATCGATTTTAACTTTAAATAA
- a CDS encoding TPM domain-containing protein, with protein sequence MIQKKIRNKIVFFSVAFLLLSIQTIFSQGFKIPEKPAFQTSVYDYVGLLSRSQKSRLESKLIKYSDTTSTQIVVAIINSTEGENINYLAANWGEKWGFGQAKEDNGVFVLLAHKDRRISIQAGKGTEHLLTDFISKRIIERNIISAFKQGDYYTGLNNGADAIFKTLNGEYTGSRKEKDEFDPSIIIFIIIIVVFFIIISRGDKNNRGGGKRYRKTSSTGSIFETIILTNSGRGSFGGGSFGGGSFGGSSSGGGGFGGGFGGGSFGGGGASGSW encoded by the coding sequence ATGATTCAAAAAAAAATAAGGAATAAAATAGTGTTTTTTAGCGTTGCTTTTTTACTTTTAAGTATTCAAACTATTTTTTCGCAAGGCTTTAAAATTCCTGAAAAACCAGCTTTTCAAACTAGTGTTTATGATTATGTTGGGTTGCTTTCTCGTTCACAAAAATCACGTTTAGAAAGTAAATTAATTAAATATTCAGATACTACTTCTACTCAAATAGTGGTGGCAATTATTAATTCGACCGAAGGTGAAAATATTAACTATTTAGCGGCTAACTGGGGCGAAAAATGGGGCTTTGGGCAAGCAAAAGAAGACAATGGTGTTTTTGTTTTATTAGCACATAAAGACCGTAGAATATCCATTCAAGCAGGTAAAGGAACGGAACATTTATTAACCGATTTTATCTCTAAAAGAATTATCGAAAGAAATATTATTTCAGCTTTTAAACAAGGTGATTATTACACGGGTTTAAATAACGGAGCCGATGCTATTTTCAAAACCTTAAATGGCGAATATACAGGTAGCAGGAAAGAAAAAGACGAATTTGACCCTAGTATTATCATTTTTATAATTATTATAGTCGTATTTTTTATTATTATTTCAAGAGGTGATAAAAATAACCGTGGAGGTGGAAAACGATATCGAAAAACAAGCAGTACTGGTAGTATTTTCGAAACCATAATTTTAACTAATTCAGGACGCGGTAGTTTTGGAGGCGGAAGTTTTGGAGGCGGAAGTTTTGGTGGTTCATCAAGCGGTGGCGGTGGCTTTGGTGGCGGTTTTGGCGGTGGTAGTTTTGGTGGTGGTGGTGCTTCTGGAAGTTGGTAG